The following are from one region of the Streptomyces decoyicus genome:
- a CDS encoding acetylornithine transaminase — protein MSDAAHGHGPVTNKDLTGRWQGAMMDNFGTPRIPLVRGEGAKVWDADGNEYLDFLGGIAVNALGHAHPAVVRAVSDQVATLGHVSNFFVSEPTVALAERLLALAGRPGRVYFSNSGAEANEAAFKIGRLTGRRHMVSTAGGFHGRTMGALALTGQPAKQAPFAPLPGNVDHVPYGDVEALRAAVTTDTAFVILEPVQGENGVIVPPPGYLRAAREITAATGTLLVLDEIQTGIGRTGHWLESQAQGVEADIVTLAKGLGGGLPIGATLAFGRAAELLTPGSHGSTFSGNPVVCAGALAVLDTIEADGVLENVERVGERLRKGTEALGHPLISQVRGAGLLLGIVLTEPLAPQVQQAAQDAGLLVNAVAPDVIRLAPPLIVSDDEAEVFLHKLPGVLNTVRQGADGEQRAGD, from the coding sequence ATGAGCGACGCGGCACACGGCCACGGTCCGGTGACCAACAAGGACCTCACCGGGCGCTGGCAGGGCGCCATGATGGACAACTTCGGCACCCCCCGTATCCCGCTCGTCCGCGGTGAGGGCGCCAAGGTGTGGGACGCCGACGGCAACGAGTACCTCGACTTCCTCGGCGGCATCGCGGTCAACGCCCTCGGCCATGCCCACCCCGCCGTGGTCCGCGCCGTCTCCGACCAGGTCGCCACCCTCGGCCATGTCTCGAACTTCTTCGTCAGCGAGCCCACCGTCGCCCTGGCCGAGCGCCTGCTTGCGCTGGCCGGGCGCCCCGGCCGGGTCTACTTCTCCAATTCCGGCGCCGAGGCCAATGAGGCCGCCTTCAAGATCGGCCGGCTGACCGGGCGCCGCCACATGGTCTCCACGGCCGGCGGCTTCCACGGCCGCACCATGGGCGCCCTCGCCCTCACCGGCCAGCCCGCCAAGCAGGCGCCGTTCGCACCACTGCCCGGCAACGTCGACCACGTCCCGTACGGGGACGTCGAGGCCCTCCGCGCCGCGGTCACCACCGACACCGCCTTCGTCATCCTGGAGCCCGTCCAGGGCGAGAACGGCGTCATCGTCCCGCCGCCCGGCTACCTCCGGGCCGCCCGCGAGATCACCGCCGCCACCGGCACCCTGCTGGTCCTCGACGAGATCCAGACCGGCATCGGCCGGACCGGACACTGGCTGGAGTCGCAGGCGCAGGGCGTCGAGGCCGACATCGTCACCCTCGCCAAGGGCCTGGGCGGCGGTCTGCCGATCGGTGCGACGCTGGCCTTCGGCCGGGCCGCCGAGCTGCTCACGCCCGGTTCGCACGGCTCGACGTTCAGCGGCAACCCGGTCGTCTGCGCCGGCGCCCTCGCCGTCCTGGACACCATCGAGGCGGACGGCGTCCTGGAGAACGTCGAGCGGGTCGGCGAGCGGCTGAGGAAGGGAACCGAGGCCCTGGGCCACCCGTTGATCAGCCAGGTCCGCGGTGCGGGCCTCCTCCTGGGTATCGTCTTGACGGAGCCGCTCGCGCCGCAGGTGCAGCAGGCGGCTCAGGACGCGGGCCTCCTGGTGAACGCGGTCGCGCCGGATGTCATCCGGCTCGCCCCGCCGCTGATCGTCTCCGACGACGAAGCGGAAGTGTTCCTCCACAAGCTCCCCGGCGTCCTGAACACGGTCCGCCAAGGGGCCGACGGGGAACAACGAGCCGGAGACTGA
- the argB gene encoding acetylglutamate kinase — MNARKHTALPKARILIEALPWLTRHHGKTVVIKFGGNAMVDEELKRAFAQDVVFLRHAGLRPVVVHGGGPQISAQLDLLGLESEFKGGLRVTTPEAMNVVRMVLAGQVQRELVGLLNEHGPLAVGMTGEDAHLMAATKHYADIDGERVDIGRVGEITAIDPGAVQALLDDGRIPVISSIARSSDEDDASGVFNVNADTAAAALAAALGAETLMVLTDVEGLYEDWPQSDEVISRLTATQLEKLLPDLASGMVPKMQGCLHAVRNGVHTARVIDGRVQHSILLEIFTDEGIGTMVVPDANTIEGAT; from the coding sequence ATGAATGCCCGTAAGCACACCGCGCTCCCCAAGGCCCGCATCCTGATCGAGGCGCTGCCCTGGCTGACCCGGCACCACGGCAAGACCGTCGTCATCAAGTTCGGCGGCAACGCCATGGTCGACGAGGAGCTCAAGCGGGCCTTCGCCCAGGACGTGGTCTTCCTGCGGCACGCCGGACTGCGCCCCGTCGTCGTGCACGGCGGCGGCCCGCAGATCAGCGCCCAGCTGGACCTGCTCGGCCTGGAGTCGGAGTTCAAGGGCGGCCTGCGGGTCACCACCCCCGAGGCGATGAACGTCGTGCGGATGGTGCTGGCCGGCCAGGTACAGCGTGAGCTGGTCGGGCTGCTCAACGAGCACGGCCCGCTGGCCGTCGGCATGACCGGCGAGGACGCCCATCTGATGGCCGCGACCAAGCACTACGCCGATATCGACGGCGAGCGGGTGGACATCGGCCGGGTCGGCGAGATCACCGCCATCGACCCCGGCGCGGTCCAGGCGCTCCTGGACGACGGCCGGATCCCGGTCATCTCCTCGATCGCCCGCAGCAGCGACGAGGATGACGCCTCCGGTGTCTTCAACGTCAACGCCGACACGGCAGCGGCCGCGCTGGCCGCGGCCCTCGGCGCCGAGACGCTGATGGTGCTCACCGACGTCGAGGGCCTCTACGAGGACTGGCCGCAGAGCGACGAGGTGATCTCCCGCCTCACCGCCACCCAACTGGAGAAGCTGCTGCCCGACCTGGCCAGCGGCATGGTCCCCAAGATGCAGGGCTGTCTGCACGCCGTCCGCAACGGCGTCCACACGGCCCGGGTCATCGACGGGCGGGTCCAGCACTCGATCCTGCTGGAGATCTTCACCGACGAAGGAATCGGCACGATGGTCGTGCCGGACGCGAACACGATCGAGGGGGCGACATGA
- the argJ gene encoding bifunctional glutamate N-acetyltransferase/amino-acid acetyltransferase ArgJ has product MSVTAAQGFTAAGIAAGIKENGNPDLALVVNNGPRLAAAGVFTSNRVKAAPVVWSEQVLKGGTVSAVVLNSGGANACTGPLGFQDTHATAEKAAEALGHNAGEVAVASTGLIGLRLPMDKLLPGIDRAAAELTGHGGEKAAIAIKTTDSVHKTAVVTRDNWTVGGMAKGAGMLAPGLATMLVVLTTDADVPAADLDTALRAATRTTFDRVDSDGCMSTNDTVLLLASGASGVVPDTAAFAEAVRTVCDDLARQLIGDAEGASKDIRIEVVGAASEDDAVEVGRSIARNNLLKCAIHGEDPNWGRVLSAIGTTSAVFEPDQLNVAINDIWVCKNGSVGEDRELVDMRYREVRITADLAAGTESAVIWANDLTADYVHENSAYSS; this is encoded by the coding sequence GTGAGCGTCACGGCAGCACAAGGGTTCACGGCCGCGGGCATCGCCGCCGGGATCAAGGAGAACGGCAACCCGGACCTCGCCCTCGTGGTGAACAACGGTCCCCGACTGGCCGCCGCCGGTGTCTTCACCTCCAACCGCGTCAAGGCCGCACCGGTCGTCTGGTCCGAGCAGGTCCTCAAGGGCGGCACGGTCTCCGCCGTCGTCCTCAACTCCGGTGGCGCCAACGCCTGTACGGGCCCGCTCGGCTTCCAGGACACCCACGCCACCGCCGAGAAGGCCGCCGAGGCGCTGGGCCACAACGCCGGTGAGGTGGCGGTGGCCTCCACCGGGCTGATCGGTCTGCGGCTCCCGATGGACAAGCTGCTGCCCGGCATCGACCGCGCCGCTGCCGAACTGACCGGGCACGGCGGCGAGAAGGCCGCCATCGCCATCAAGACCACCGACAGCGTGCACAAGACCGCGGTCGTCACGCGGGACAACTGGACCGTCGGCGGGATGGCCAAGGGCGCCGGCATGCTCGCTCCGGGCCTGGCCACGATGCTCGTCGTGCTGACCACCGACGCCGATGTACCGGCCGCCGACCTCGATACGGCGCTGCGGGCCGCGACCCGCACCACCTTCGACCGGGTCGACTCCGACGGCTGTATGTCGACCAACGACACGGTGCTGCTGCTCGCCTCCGGCGCCTCCGGCGTCGTACCGGACACCGCCGCGTTCGCCGAGGCGGTGCGCACGGTCTGCGACGACCTGGCACGGCAGCTGATCGGGGACGCCGAGGGCGCCAGCAAGGACATCAGGATCGAGGTCGTGGGCGCGGCCAGCGAGGACGACGCGGTCGAGGTCGGCCGCTCCATCGCCCGCAACAACCTCCTCAAGTGCGCCATCCACGGCGAGGACCCCAACTGGGGCCGGGTGCTCTCCGCCATCGGCACCACCTCCGCCGTCTTCGAGCCCGACCAGCTGAACGTCGCCATCAACGACATCTGGGTCTGCAAGAACGGCTCGGTGGGGGAGGACCGCGAACTGGTCGACATGCGCTACCGGGAGGTACGCATCACCGCCGACCTCGCCGCCGGCACCGAGTCCGCGGTCATCTGGGCCAACGACCTGACCGCCGACTACGTCCACGAGAACAGCGCGTACTCCTCATGA
- the argC gene encoding N-acetyl-gamma-glutamyl-phosphate reductase has translation MTVRAAVAGASGYAGGEVLRLLLEHPEVEIGALTGHSNAGQRLGALQPHLAPLADRELQPTSAEVLAGHDVVFLALPHGQSAAVAEELGPDVLVVDCGADFRLGDAADWETFYGSAHAGTWPYGLPELPGGRGALQGTRRIAVPGCYPTAVSLALFPAYADRLAEPEAVIVAATGTSGAGKALKPHLLGSEVMGSMSPYGVGGGHRHTPEMIQNLSAVAGERISVSFTPTLAPMSRGILATCSAKAKPGVDAAAVRAAYEKALADEPFVQLLPEGQWPSTAAVYGSNTAQIQVTFDAAAGRIIAISALDNLTKGTAGGAVQSMNIALGLPEETGLPKVGVAP, from the coding sequence ATGACGGTACGAGCAGCAGTGGCCGGTGCGAGCGGGTATGCGGGTGGTGAGGTGCTGCGCCTGCTTCTGGAGCACCCGGAGGTGGAGATCGGCGCGCTGACCGGGCACTCCAACGCCGGGCAGCGCCTGGGTGCGCTGCAACCGCATCTGGCGCCGCTGGCCGACCGGGAGCTCCAGCCGACCTCCGCGGAGGTGCTGGCCGGGCACGACGTCGTCTTTCTCGCGCTGCCGCACGGCCAGTCCGCCGCGGTCGCCGAGGAGCTAGGGCCCGACGTGCTCGTCGTGGACTGCGGCGCCGACTTCCGGCTCGGCGACGCCGCCGACTGGGAGACGTTCTACGGCTCGGCGCACGCGGGCACCTGGCCGTACGGCCTCCCGGAGCTGCCCGGGGGCCGCGGCGCACTCCAGGGGACCCGGCGCATCGCGGTCCCGGGCTGCTACCCCACGGCCGTCTCGCTCGCCCTGTTCCCCGCGTACGCGGACCGGCTCGCCGAGCCCGAGGCGGTGATCGTCGCGGCCACCGGCACCTCCGGCGCCGGCAAGGCGCTCAAGCCGCATCTGCTGGGCTCCGAGGTCATGGGCTCGATGAGCCCGTACGGCGTCGGCGGCGGGCACCGGCACACCCCCGAGATGATCCAGAACCTGAGCGCGGTGGCCGGCGAGCGGATCAGCGTGTCCTTCACCCCGACCCTGGCCCCCATGTCGCGCGGCATCCTCGCCACCTGCTCGGCGAAGGCGAAGCCCGGCGTGGACGCCGCCGCCGTACGGGCCGCGTACGAGAAGGCGCTGGCCGACGAGCCGTTCGTCCAGCTGCTGCCCGAGGGCCAGTGGCCGTCGACCGCCGCCGTGTACGGCTCCAACACCGCACAGATCCAGGTGACCTTCGACGCGGCGGCCGGCCGGATCATCGCGATCAGCGCCCTCGACAACCTCACCAAGGGGACCGCGGGCGGCGCGGTGCAGAGCATGAACATCGCCCTGGGCCTCCCCGAGGAGACCGGGCTTCCGAAGGTCGGGGTCGCTCCGTGA
- a CDS encoding DUF6215 domain-containing protein has product MADDIDAAVTGAGAVGQAIAAVALVAALGVGLWTVGESSSPPDSAPSPATCSGGEPEKAAGEPGKAPRQVSGAQLCKALNRPDLAELLGTPGETAKTAGGSGSSTRLGNGKEIATPSAQVEFGTYTVSLAATYDRHPVAGSAGLLGEGAQQRKVLGRPAVFYADRTISISFRLDGKDSDSGPGVPARTLTVARDANDSGGSFEVSLWRTDGGVPDDAVLLRVAEKVLPTVPWWAAGA; this is encoded by the coding sequence ATGGCAGACGATATCGACGCGGCTGTGACGGGCGCGGGCGCCGTCGGGCAGGCGATTGCGGCTGTGGCGCTGGTGGCGGCACTCGGTGTCGGTCTGTGGACGGTCGGGGAGTCGTCGTCGCCCCCGGACAGCGCCCCGTCGCCTGCCACGTGCTCGGGCGGGGAGCCCGAGAAGGCGGCGGGTGAGCCCGGAAAAGCGCCCCGGCAGGTATCCGGGGCGCAGCTGTGCAAGGCGTTGAACCGTCCCGACCTCGCTGAACTGCTCGGCACGCCGGGAGAGACCGCGAAGACCGCGGGCGGCAGCGGCAGCTCCACCAGGCTCGGCAACGGCAAGGAGATCGCCACTCCCTCGGCACAGGTCGAGTTCGGGACCTACACCGTGAGCCTGGCGGCCACCTACGACCGTCATCCGGTGGCCGGGTCCGCCGGACTTCTGGGGGAGGGCGCGCAGCAGCGGAAGGTGCTGGGCCGCCCGGCGGTCTTCTACGCGGACCGCACCATCAGCATCAGCTTCCGCCTCGACGGGAAGGACAGCGACAGCGGTCCCGGCGTGCCGGCCCGCACCCTCACCGTGGCCCGGGACGCGAATGACAGCGGCGGCTCCTTCGAGGTGTCCCTGTGGCGCACGGACGGCGGGGTGCCGGACGACGCGGTGCTGCTCCGCGTCGCCGAGAAGGTGCTGCCGACGGTCCCGTGGTGGGCTGCCGGCGCCTGA
- a CDS encoding alpha/beta fold hydrolase, whose protein sequence is MLISGFPAGRQRFAAALAASLISSTVFSVPDLAPAATRSPSVPAPQLGWSPCGQDREFDCTAKVPLDYRSPGGRTIELAVVKRKATGTGHRIGTLFFSPGGPGGPGTVQMPQVYEHIPQQVRERFDVVSWDPRGIGNSTAVNCFDSPEEADAWTAGRPAGFPVGEQQRMTWIAAYRDLARRCHRHDPELLRHVSTADTALDLDQLRRAVGDPQLTCLGVSYGSFLGSTYANLLPGKVRAMVLDSNVDPQAWTNHA, encoded by the coding sequence ATGCTCATATCTGGATTCCCAGCGGGCCGTCAGCGTTTTGCCGCGGCCCTCGCCGCGTCGCTGATCAGCTCGACGGTGTTCAGCGTGCCGGATCTCGCTCCGGCCGCCACCCGGTCGCCGTCGGTGCCCGCCCCGCAGCTGGGCTGGAGTCCCTGCGGCCAGGACAGAGAGTTCGACTGCACCGCGAAGGTCCCGCTGGACTACCGCAGCCCTGGTGGTCGCACCATCGAGCTGGCAGTCGTCAAACGGAAGGCGACCGGCACCGGACACCGCATCGGCACCCTGTTCTTCAGCCCCGGCGGCCCCGGCGGGCCCGGGACGGTGCAGATGCCGCAGGTGTACGAGCACATCCCGCAGCAGGTACGGGAGCGGTTCGACGTCGTCAGCTGGGACCCTCGGGGAATCGGCAACAGCACCGCGGTGAACTGCTTCGACAGCCCCGAGGAGGCCGACGCCTGGACCGCCGGCAGACCGGCCGGCTTCCCGGTGGGCGAACAGCAACGGATGACGTGGATCGCTGCCTACCGAGATCTGGCCCGGCGCTGCCACCGGCATGACCCCGAGCTTCTGCGCCATGTGTCGACCGCCGACACCGCACTCGACCTCGACCAGCTCCGCCGGGCCGTGGGCGACCCGCAACTCACCTGTCTCGGCGTCTCCTACGGCTCGTTCCTGGGCTCCACCTACGCCAACCTCCTCCCCGGCAAGGTCCGCGCCATGGTCCTCGACAGCAACGTCGACCCGCAGGCCTGGACGAACCACGCCTAA